From Thermococcus sp.:
CTATTCCCGAGTCAGTCATGACGTAGAGCCCCTCCTGCGGTTCGAGGCCGGCCTTGGTGAACTCCTCGACGGGAACCTTTATGACGAGTTCCGGGTTCGGCATGCCGTAGGCCTTCTCCGGAGGAACCGTGACGGTTTTCCTTTCACCGGGTTCCATTCCTATTAGGGCCTCGTCCAGGCCCGGAATTATCTCGCCGACGCCAATTCTGGCCCACATAGGGCCGTACTCCCTCTCTTCGACGTAAATACCGTGTTCCTTGGCGAGCTCTTCAATGCTCGTGTCAAAAACCTCGCCGTTCTCGAACCTTCCGATGTAGTTGAAAAGAACGTAATCTCCAGCTTCAACCTTCATTTCCTTCAACTCCAAAATTGCTTCACTGGAGACTTA
This genomic window contains:
- a CDS encoding peptidylprolyl isomerase, which produces MKVEAGDYVLFNYIGRFENGEVFDTSIEELAKEHGIYVEEREYGPMWARIGVGEIIPGLDEALIGMEPGERKTVTVPPEKAYGMPNPELVIKVPVEEFTKAGLEPQEGLYVMTDSGIAKILEVKENLVSLDFNHPLAGKTLIFEVEVIEVKKSEADVDEGSTLEDN